The following are encoded in a window of Flavobacteriales bacterium genomic DNA:
- a CDS encoding delta-60 repeat domain-containing protein, protein MRNALLLSCCLLASLMHAQVPIIDYDFLAVPPSVQVNKVVPLPDGRILVGGFFMNYAGSGKNHLVRLNNDGTVDASWNTSGAGPSNQVMDIAVMSDGRIVIAGNFVTYNGVNSYFITRLLPNGDRDPTFNIPPNAINGAVLAIDVQSHNKVVAVGEFFVCYGHSMPYIARFLVDGAVDLAFDIGSGFNAVTRDVLVLPDDRILVGGDFGSYNGNSSWGLALLTAEGPYDTGMVMDPGFTGGFGTVRKVMRQPNGKIIVGGSFAFHNGQPSHALARIHLDGSRDPAFTSPFYPFAGILALAVDDAGHVFAGGEFTDGMYDPNVPGPGRFIRLQPNGTRDDVAYDVGEGPGPGQEPTSFVRDIAIQTDGKVLLGGFFGSFHNPAETQYRNLIRLHPEAATGIDESGAALNLHVLVDTNTGELLVTDPFGTPGSTLRLHDAVGRLLLERSLPPTDGAPVRVGHGLPAGTYVVGITNGGRLAHARVVTGTW, encoded by the coding sequence ATGCGCAACGCCCTACTCCTTTCCTGCTGCCTCCTCGCGTCGTTGATGCACGCCCAAGTGCCCATCATCGACTACGACTTCCTGGCCGTGCCACCCAGTGTGCAGGTGAACAAGGTGGTGCCGCTGCCCGATGGCCGGATCCTCGTGGGCGGCTTCTTCATGAACTACGCGGGCAGCGGCAAGAACCATCTGGTGCGGCTGAACAACGATGGCACGGTGGACGCCTCCTGGAACACCAGTGGCGCGGGACCCTCCAACCAGGTGATGGACATCGCCGTGATGAGCGACGGCCGCATCGTGATCGCGGGCAATTTCGTCACCTACAACGGGGTGAACAGCTACTTCATCACGCGCCTGCTGCCCAACGGCGACCGGGATCCCACCTTCAACATACCGCCCAACGCCATCAACGGCGCGGTGCTGGCCATCGATGTCCAGAGCCACAACAAGGTGGTGGCCGTGGGCGAGTTCTTCGTGTGCTACGGGCACAGCATGCCATATATCGCCCGCTTCCTCGTCGATGGGGCGGTGGATCTGGCCTTCGACATCGGCTCAGGCTTCAATGCGGTGACACGCGATGTGCTGGTGCTGCCCGATGACCGCATCCTGGTGGGCGGCGACTTCGGCAGTTACAACGGCAACAGCAGCTGGGGGCTGGCCTTGCTCACGGCTGAGGGGCCCTACGACACCGGCATGGTGATGGACCCCGGCTTCACCGGAGGCTTCGGCACGGTGCGCAAGGTGATGCGCCAGCCCAACGGGAAGATCATCGTGGGAGGCTCCTTCGCCTTCCACAATGGGCAGCCCTCGCATGCCCTGGCACGCATCCACCTGGACGGATCGCGCGATCCCGCGTTCACCTCGCCGTTCTATCCCTTTGCGGGCATCCTCGCACTGGCGGTGGATGATGCGGGCCACGTCTTCGCCGGCGGCGAGTTCACCGACGGGATGTACGACCCCAACGTGCCCGGACCAGGCCGTTTCATCCGTCTGCAGCCCAATGGAACGCGCGACGATGTTGCTTACGACGTGGGTGAAGGACCCGGCCCCGGCCAGGAGCCCACCTCGTTCGTGCGCGACATCGCCATCCAAACTGATGGAAAGGTCCTGTTGGGCGGCTTCTTCGGCAGCTTTCACAACCCAGCCGAGACGCAATACCGCAACCTGATCCGCCTGCACCCGGAGGCCGCCACCGGCATCGACGAAAGCGGCGCGGCGCTCAATCTGCATGTACTGGTGGATACCAACACCGGTGAACTCCTCGTCACCGACCCCTTCGGCACACCCGGCAGCACCCTTCGCCTGCACGATGCCGTTGGACGGCTACTGCTTGAGCGCAGCCTGCCTCCTACTGACGGCGCACCGGTACGCGTCGGCCACGGGCTGCCCGCAGGCACTTACGTGGTGGGTATCACCAACGGAGGGCGACTGGCCCACGCCAGGGTGGTGACGGGTACTTGGTGA
- a CDS encoding type II toxin-antitoxin system PemK/MazF family toxin: MKGDVVVIPFPFSDLTGSKRRPALVIADWGGDDVMLCQITSQAKRDGLEVPLTDLDFASGRLPIASHIRPNKVFTADRRIIRYVAGKVNSDKYREVAARIVELVS, translated from the coding sequence ATGAAAGGCGATGTCGTCGTCATTCCCTTTCCATTCTCGGACTTGACCGGCAGTAAGCGTCGTCCGGCACTCGTTATAGCCGATTGGGGTGGTGATGACGTGATGCTCTGCCAGATAACCAGCCAAGCCAAACGCGACGGGCTGGAAGTGCCGCTGACCGATTTGGACTTCGCATCCGGTCGGCTACCCATCGCCAGCCACATCAGGCCGAATAAAGTGTTCACAGCGGATAGGCGGATCATTCGGTATGTGGCGGGGAAGGTCAACTCGGACAAGTATCGCGAAGTGGCAGCTCGCATCGTCGAGTTGGTTTCTTGA
- a CDS encoding RDD family protein yields MDEVGIESAQNVVLSHEVAPLGDRIWAWVIDKLVIFAWSITWIFILGISGAPEGVWAVVFFLLVLLPYFFYHLICELVLDGKSIGKIHRKIRVARMDGGKPRLGQYLLRWVLRLIDGFYLLGFVVILVNGKGQRLGDIAAGTTVVSLKPRLRLRDTLMAEVEPEHRVRFPGAIRLSDAQARMVRDVLHNTQGDRWALMEELASKVRRIVGDEGSGLKAMEFLQAVLADHVYLTGMQGAAGGPWERK; encoded by the coding sequence ATGGACGAGGTCGGCATCGAATCAGCGCAGAACGTGGTGCTCAGCCATGAGGTGGCCCCCTTGGGCGACCGCATCTGGGCGTGGGTCATCGACAAGCTGGTGATCTTCGCCTGGTCCATCACCTGGATCTTCATCCTGGGCATCTCGGGCGCTCCTGAGGGTGTCTGGGCGGTGGTCTTCTTCCTGCTGGTCCTCCTGCCATACTTCTTCTATCACCTCATCTGCGAACTGGTGCTCGATGGCAAGAGCATCGGCAAGATCCACCGCAAGATCCGCGTGGCGCGCATGGACGGCGGCAAACCCCGGCTGGGCCAGTACCTGTTGCGCTGGGTGCTGCGGCTGATCGACGGCTTCTACCTGCTGGGCTTCGTGGTGATCCTGGTCAACGGCAAGGGACAGCGGCTGGGCGACATCGCCGCAGGCACCACGGTGGTGAGCCTCAAGCCGCGGTTGCGGCTGCGCGACACGCTCATGGCGGAGGTGGAGCCCGAACACCGGGTGCGCTTCCCCGGCGCCATCCGCCTCAGCGATGCGCAGGCCCGGATGGTCCGCGATGTGCTCCACAACACGCAAGGCGATCGCTGGGCCTTGATGGAGGAACTCGCCAGCAAGGTGCGCCGCATCGTGGGCGACGAGGGAAGTGGACTCAAGGCGATGGAGTTCCTGCAGGCCGTGTTGGCGGACCATGTGTACCTCACCGGCATGCAGGGCGCGGCGGGTGGTCCATGGGAAAGGAAATGA
- a CDS encoding class I SAM-dependent methyltransferase, with translation MADHRDAMDANRQLWNARVAPHLASALYDVDGFVAGRGSLTALELELLGEVRGRRVLHLQCHFGQDTLDLARRGAEMTGLDISDTAIDEARILADRMGLQAKWIRADVQERQPSLEGRFDMVFTSYGVLGWLPELEGWAANIRDYLKPGGKLVLVEFHPIVWMFNDDFTRITFPWSSRAPIVEERKGSYADVERPGNFTSHWWDHGLGDILGALLGAGLRIDRYVELDGSPHDIFPRSVKGEDGLYRIGGLAGTIPMVFGLTATAPEA, from the coding sequence ATGGCCGATCACCGGGATGCGATGGACGCGAACCGCCAGTTGTGGAACGCCCGCGTGGCGCCGCACCTGGCCTCTGCGCTGTACGATGTGGACGGCTTCGTCGCCGGGCGCGGCAGCCTCACCGCCTTGGAATTGGAGTTGCTGGGCGAGGTGCGCGGCAGGCGTGTGCTCCACCTCCAATGCCACTTCGGGCAGGACACGCTGGACCTCGCCCGCCGGGGCGCTGAAATGACCGGGCTGGACATCAGCGACACCGCGATCGACGAGGCCCGGATACTGGCGGACCGCATGGGCCTGCAAGCGAAATGGATCCGCGCCGATGTGCAGGAACGGCAACCGAGCTTGGAGGGCCGCTTCGACATGGTCTTCACCAGCTATGGTGTGCTGGGCTGGCTGCCCGAGCTGGAGGGTTGGGCGGCCAACATCCGCGACTATCTCAAGCCCGGTGGCAAGCTCGTCCTGGTGGAATTCCACCCCATCGTGTGGATGTTCAACGACGACTTCACGCGCATCACCTTTCCCTGGTCGAGCCGCGCACCGATCGTGGAGGAACGCAAGGGCAGCTACGCCGACGTGGAGCGGCCGGGCAACTTCACCTCGCATTGGTGGGACCATGGCCTGGGCGACATCCTGGGTGCCTTGCTCGGGGCGGGCCTGCGCATCGACCGCTATGTGGAACTGGACGGTTCACCACATGACATTTTTCCGCGCAGCGTGAAGGGCGAGGATGGCCTGTACCGCATCGGCGGGCTGGCCGGGACGATCCCCATGGTCTTCGGACTGACGGCCACCGCACCGGAAGCCTGA
- a CDS encoding DUF418 domain-containing protein, producing MQPVPVATAERIGSLDALRGFALLGILLMNIPFFGLPHQTVEDLTIRDEFSGPDHWTWWIVNLFFEGSMRGLFSLLFGASMVLLISRLVPRSDTVSAADIYYRRIIWLLLFGLFDAYILMWPGDILFRYAIAGLFLFPLRNLKPVHLFGIAGTLLVLMSAKYSYDRAEPLRLRDKAETVSAIDTTVTPLTEDQQGALQAWQAFQDKQRVEAKRAEAAATARLTKGPLPVVFAHHAGITSWLQSTEYYRHGFLDAFVFMVIGIGLYHLGILQGRRRKRFYLLLALAGYALSLPVAYWMMRTQVETRFDPVAFAERFPIQLYDLRRLALTFGHLGLFMLVFKLGWFGWIQSLFAKVGRMAFSNYMLQNLLGSVLFFGYGFNLFDELPRHQLYYVLAGIWLVNIVFSVLWLRWYGMGPLEWVWRSLTYWKRLPLR from the coding sequence ATGCAACCTGTACCGGTCGCCACCGCGGAGCGCATCGGCTCCCTCGATGCCCTGCGTGGCTTCGCGCTGCTGGGCATCCTGTTGATGAACATCCCCTTCTTCGGGCTGCCGCACCAGACCGTGGAGGACCTGACGATCCGCGATGAGTTCAGCGGGCCGGACCACTGGACCTGGTGGATCGTGAACCTCTTCTTCGAGGGCTCCATGCGCGGGCTGTTCTCGCTGCTCTTCGGCGCCAGCATGGTGCTGCTGATCTCGCGCCTGGTGCCGAGAAGCGATACCGTCAGCGCGGCCGACATCTACTACCGCCGCATCATCTGGCTGCTGCTCTTCGGGCTGTTCGACGCCTACATTCTGATGTGGCCGGGCGACATCCTCTTCCGCTATGCCATCGCGGGCCTCTTCCTCTTTCCGCTGCGGAACCTGAAGCCTGTGCACTTGTTCGGCATCGCGGGCACTTTGCTGGTGCTGATGAGCGCCAAGTACAGCTACGACCGCGCCGAGCCTCTGCGCCTGCGCGATAAGGCCGAAACCGTGTCCGCCATCGATACCACCGTGACGCCCTTGACCGAGGACCAGCAAGGCGCCTTGCAGGCCTGGCAAGCCTTCCAGGACAAACAAAGAGTGGAAGCCAAACGTGCCGAAGCCGCCGCTACCGCGCGTCTCACGAAAGGCCCGCTGCCGGTGGTGTTCGCACACCATGCCGGCATCACTTCCTGGCTGCAAAGCACCGAATACTACCGCCATGGCTTCCTCGATGCTTTCGTCTTCATGGTCATCGGCATCGGGCTGTACCACTTGGGCATTTTGCAGGGGCGCAGGCGGAAGCGTTTCTACCTGCTGCTGGCGCTTGCGGGTTATGCGCTGTCGCTTCCGGTCGCCTACTGGATGATGCGCACACAGGTGGAGACGCGTTTCGATCCGGTCGCCTTCGCCGAGCGATTCCCCATCCAGCTATATGACCTCCGGCGGCTGGCCCTCACCTTCGGCCACCTCGGGTTGTTCATGCTGGTGTTCAAGCTGGGCTGGTTCGGCTGGATACAGTCCCTTTTCGCCAAGGTGGGCCGTATGGCCTTCAGCAACTACATGCTGCAGAACTTGCTGGGCAGCGTGCTCTTCTTCGGATACGGCTTCAACCTGTTCGACGAGCTGCCGCGCCACCAGCTCTACTATGTGCTGGCCGGCATCTGGCTGGTGAACATCGTCTTCAGCGTGCTGTGGCTTCGCTGGTATGGTATGGGGCCGCTGGAATGGGTCTGGCGAAGTCTGACGTACTGGAAACGTTTGCCCTTGCGGTAG
- a CDS encoding DUF4129 domain-containing protein — MTRWCLLLLAVGAFLTGPVPLRAQAPPDAPVELRSFDGGELEKLRNDPAYQYERDLRRAPTPWERFKEWMREWLRRILGSRAGGWVAEHIIYIIVIVVIVFAVVMLSRSGLQRVFHGAPRAQARVQAVEEDIRELDLRALLGEAERSGDLRRAIRLHYLLVLRALVDRGLLEWSPDHTDREYAAQLQDGALRAAFQRSARVFQWVWYGELPLDRARYEVLRASFQGLHEKDAA, encoded by the coding sequence ATGACCCGGTGGTGCCTCCTGTTGCTGGCCGTGGGCGCGTTCCTGACAGGACCCGTTCCGCTGCGCGCGCAAGCACCACCCGACGCGCCTGTGGAACTGCGGTCCTTCGATGGCGGCGAACTGGAGAAGCTGCGGAACGATCCGGCATACCAGTACGAACGCGATCTGCGCCGCGCACCCACACCCTGGGAGCGTTTCAAGGAATGGATGAGGGAATGGCTGCGGCGCATCCTCGGTTCGCGCGCCGGCGGCTGGGTGGCTGAGCACATCATCTACATCATCGTCATCGTGGTGATCGTCTTCGCCGTGGTGATGCTGAGCCGCAGTGGCCTGCAACGCGTGTTCCACGGCGCGCCGCGCGCCCAGGCCCGGGTGCAGGCCGTGGAGGAGGACATCCGTGAACTGGACCTGCGGGCCCTGCTGGGGGAAGCGGAACGATCGGGCGACCTGCGCCGTGCCATACGGTTGCACTATCTGCTGGTGCTGCGCGCGCTGGTGGACCGCGGCCTGCTGGAATGGAGTCCCGACCATACGGACCGCGAGTACGCCGCACAGCTGCAGGATGGTGCGCTGCGTGCGGCCTTCCAGCGCTCGGCACGCGTGTTCCAATGGGTGTGGTACGGTGAACTGCCGCTGGACCGCGCACGCTATGAGGTGCTGCGCGCATCCTTCCAAGGCCTGCACGAAAAGGACGCCGCATGA
- a CDS encoding isoprenylcysteine carboxylmethyltransferase family protein has product MIALAAATLLFLVTHSLFASDKAKAIAAERLRLARWYRLAYSLWSSLTLALVLLLWWPSAQELLFEVSMAVRSLAWVLILLGASIALLAITRFGAAGFIGLAPEREGGLVRTGLHARVRHPIYTGIIVMLLGWCLAWPAMGTLLVAAMMLAYLPIGMRLEERKLIALFGGEYERYRREVPALWPRLLAGR; this is encoded by the coding sequence ATGATCGCCCTGGCCGCCGCCACGCTCCTATTCCTCGTCACCCACAGCCTTTTCGCCTCGGACAAGGCCAAGGCCATCGCGGCTGAGCGACTGCGCCTGGCACGCTGGTACCGGCTGGCCTATTCGCTTTGGTCCTCGCTCACCCTGGCCCTCGTCCTTCTCCTGTGGTGGCCATCGGCACAAGAGCTCCTCTTCGAGGTCTCCATGGCCGTTCGATCCCTGGCCTGGGTCCTGATCCTGCTGGGCGCATCGATCGCCTTGCTGGCCATCACGCGTTTCGGCGCGGCGGGCTTCATCGGTCTGGCGCCCGAACGTGAGGGCGGTCTGGTCCGCACCGGGCTCCACGCGCGGGTGCGGCACCCGATCTACACCGGCATCATCGTCATGCTGTTGGGCTGGTGCCTGGCCTGGCCCGCGATGGGCACCCTGCTCGTGGCCGCGATGATGCTCGCCTATCTTCCCATCGGCATGCGGCTGGAGGAAAGGAAGCTCATCGCGCTGTTCGGTGGGGAATACGAACGCTACCGCCGCGAGGTCCCTGCCCTGTGGCCACGCCTGCTTGCGGGTCGCTGA
- a CDS encoding heme-binding domain-containing protein, with protein sequence MLKRLLSILLGVLLVAQFIRPDRSVPAVDPAADLFAMEQAPPDIQAWVKGACYDCHSYATEYPWYAGITPVNWWLQRHIDEGREVLNFSRWDQYRGSEAAAESGEEMAEDEMPPKNYTWMHDHARLTPAQHQAVMDWFNGLQAAGGEEEQEQEEPAKDVPPGSYDQQEDHEEEDED encoded by the coding sequence ATGCTGAAGCGCCTGCTATCGATCCTCCTCGGTGTGCTGCTCGTCGCACAGTTCATCCGCCCCGACCGCAGTGTGCCCGCTGTGGATCCGGCCGCGGACCTCTTCGCCATGGAACAGGCGCCACCCGATATACAGGCGTGGGTGAAGGGCGCCTGCTACGACTGCCACAGCTACGCGACGGAATACCCGTGGTACGCGGGCATCACACCGGTGAACTGGTGGCTGCAGCGCCACATCGACGAGGGGCGGGAGGTGCTCAACTTCTCACGCTGGGACCAGTACCGGGGCAGCGAGGCGGCCGCGGAAAGCGGGGAGGAGATGGCCGAAGACGAGATGCCGCCGAAGAACTACACCTGGATGCATGACCATGCGCGGCTCACACCGGCGCAACACCAGGCCGTGATGGACTGGTTCAATGGGCTGCAAGCGGCAGGTGGAGAAGAGGAGCAGGAGCAGGAGGAGCCCGCCAAGGACGTCCCGCCTGGATCGTATGATCAGCAAGAGGACCACGAGGAGGAGGACGAGGACTGA
- a CDS encoding outer membrane lipoprotein carrier protein LolA — MLRTLVLPLLLLSCTAFAQSGPPADDDPRARAIVDKLMAKAKAWKSFEGDFTSRLESTRDKLDVKQSGTMKVKDKRFHLTLDKNTVISDGKTIWTYNRDNNEVTLSDPAEMDQELDPSKIFTQYEKGFKTQFVEEKTEGGTAMQVVKLFPLEPVKKPYHTVVLTVDKAKNEPRGVQILYKDGNKVTYTLSRFVADPPLPDALFNFDKSKYPGVEVNDMR; from the coding sequence ATGCTTCGCACCCTGGTCCTTCCCCTCCTCCTGCTGTCCTGCACGGCCTTCGCACAATCGGGTCCACCGGCCGACGACGACCCCCGGGCCCGCGCCATCGTGGACAAACTGATGGCCAAGGCCAAGGCCTGGAAGTCCTTCGAGGGCGATTTCACCAGCCGACTGGAAAGCACGCGTGACAAGCTGGACGTGAAACAGAGCGGCACCATGAAGGTGAAGGACAAGCGCTTCCACCTGACCCTGGACAAGAACACGGTGATCAGCGATGGCAAGACCATCTGGACCTACAACCGCGACAACAACGAGGTGACGCTGTCCGACCCCGCCGAAATGGACCAGGAGCTCGACCCGAGCAAGATCTTCACCCAGTACGAGAAGGGGTTCAAGACCCAATTCGTGGAAGAGAAGACCGAGGGCGGCACAGCGATGCAGGTGGTGAAACTTTTCCCCCTGGAGCCGGTGAAGAAGCCCTACCACACGGTGGTGCTGACCGTGGACAAGGCGAAGAACGAGCCGCGCGGTGTGCAGATCCTGTACAAGGACGGCAACAAGGTCACCTACACGCTATCGCGCTTCGTGGCCGACCCGCCACTGCCTGACGCGCTCTTCAACTTCGACAAGAGCAAGTATCCGGGCGTGGAGGTGAACGACATGCGCTGA
- a CDS encoding stage II sporulation protein M, with translation MREAAFIHRNKARWQRLEEMLTGLHRLSGDEAAELYIALNDDLGYARTFYPASDLPAYLNGLAVRLHQHIHRNERTPRGRFITFWRREVPLAMAATRRELLTSSAIFITAALIGALSAMHDPTFVRLILGDHYVDMTLENIRNGEPMAVYGRESQELMFLGITINNIRVAMLCFAAGLLAGLGTACILVFNGIMVGAFQWFFHEQGVLRESLLSIWMHGTLEIGAIVIAGAAGLVLGNGMLFPGTYTRAERFRHNARLGLKVVMGLVPIFIIAGFIESFLTRHALAMPSWAAALIIGLSLAFLLWYFILLPHHAARTAHPAETGP, from the coding sequence ATGCGCGAAGCCGCCTTCATCCATCGCAACAAGGCCCGGTGGCAGCGGCTGGAGGAGATGCTCACGGGCCTGCACCGGCTCAGCGGCGATGAAGCGGCCGAGCTCTACATCGCGCTGAACGACGACCTGGGCTACGCGCGCACCTTCTACCCCGCCAGCGACCTGCCTGCCTACCTCAACGGCCTGGCGGTGCGGCTGCACCAGCACATCCACCGCAACGAGCGCACCCCGCGTGGGCGCTTCATCACCTTCTGGCGCCGCGAGGTGCCACTGGCCATGGCCGCCACCCGCCGGGAACTGCTGACAAGCTCCGCCATCTTCATCACCGCCGCGCTCATCGGCGCGCTCTCGGCCATGCACGATCCCACCTTCGTGCGCCTGATCCTGGGCGACCATTATGTGGACATGACCCTGGAGAACATCCGCAACGGCGAACCCATGGCCGTGTATGGCCGCGAAAGCCAGGAGCTCATGTTCCTGGGGATCACGATCAACAACATCCGGGTGGCCATGCTGTGCTTCGCGGCCGGGCTACTGGCGGGCCTGGGCACGGCTTGCATCCTGGTCTTCAACGGCATCATGGTGGGCGCTTTCCAATGGTTCTTCCATGAACAGGGGGTGCTGCGCGAAAGCCTGCTGAGCATCTGGATGCACGGCACGCTGGAGATCGGGGCCATCGTCATCGCCGGTGCGGCCGGACTGGTCCTGGGCAATGGCATGCTCTTCCCCGGCACCTATACCCGCGCGGAGCGATTCCGCCACAACGCCAGGCTGGGCCTGAAGGTGGTGATGGGCCTGGTACCGATCTTCATCATCGCCGGCTTCATCGAGAGTTTCCTCACGCGCCATGCGCTCGCCATGCCCAGCTGGGCGGCAGCGCTCATCATCGGTCTTTCCCTCGCCTTCCTCCTCTGGTACTTCATCCTCCTACCCCACCATGCAGCCCGCACAGCCCATCCTGCTGAGACAGGTCCGTGA
- a CDS encoding MoxR family ATPase gives MTMTEDTNTPAGNGPEEFKPSLPLTELQQATQRLRAAIATVIVGQDHVVDLLLTALLSDGHVLIEGNPGLAKTLTAKLLARCVDTGFARIQFTPDLMPSDLIGTSVFDPRTTEFTFRPGPIFSNIVLVDEINRAPAKTQSALFEAMEERQITVDGRTWPLPPPFMIVATQNPIEQEGTYRLPEAQLDRFFFKITVDYPSLAEELLILERAAAPGDLLKVDPVKPVITTAELAHARALARQVHVEPALLKYIATIVDRTRHDGALMLGASPRASLAILAAARATAAMDGRDFVTPEDVRFVAVHVLRHRVQLTPEREMEGLTPDQVIDLLVKGIEVPR, from the coding sequence ATGACGATGACCGAAGACACGAACACACCAGCGGGCAACGGCCCCGAGGAGTTCAAGCCCTCCCTCCCGCTTACCGAGCTGCAACAGGCCACACAACGCCTTCGCGCAGCGATCGCCACGGTGATCGTGGGCCAGGACCATGTGGTGGACCTCTTGCTCACCGCCTTGTTGAGCGACGGCCATGTGCTGATCGAGGGCAATCCGGGGCTGGCCAAGACGCTTACGGCGAAGCTTCTGGCCCGATGCGTGGACACCGGCTTCGCGCGAATCCAGTTCACGCCCGACCTGATGCCCAGCGACCTGATCGGCACCAGCGTCTTCGACCCGCGCACCACCGAGTTCACCTTCCGCCCCGGTCCCATCTTCAGCAACATCGTGCTGGTGGACGAGATCAACCGGGCGCCCGCGAAAACGCAGAGCGCGCTGTTCGAGGCCATGGAGGAACGGCAGATCACCGTGGATGGCCGCACCTGGCCACTGCCTCCACCTTTCATGATCGTGGCCACGCAGAACCCCATCGAACAGGAGGGCACCTACCGCCTGCCGGAGGCGCAACTGGACCGCTTCTTCTTCAAGATCACCGTGGACTACCCTTCGCTGGCCGAGGAGCTACTCATTCTGGAACGCGCCGCGGCACCGGGCGACCTGCTGAAGGTGGACCCCGTGAAGCCGGTGATCACCACCGCGGAACTGGCCCATGCACGAGCGCTCGCCCGCCAGGTGCACGTGGAACCCGCGCTGCTGAAGTACATCGCCACCATCGTGGACCGCACCCGGCACGACGGTGCCTTGATGCTGGGCGCTTCGCCCCGCGCCTCACTCGCGATACTCGCCGCCGCACGCGCCACGGCGGCCATGGACGGACGTGATTTCGTCACCCCCGAGGATGTCCGCTTCGTGGCCGTGCATGTGCTGCGCCACCGTGTGCAACTCACGCCCGAACGCGAGATGGAAGGCCTCACACCGGACCAGGTGATCGACCTGCTGGTGAAAGGCATCGAAGTGCCACGATGA
- a CDS encoding SET domain-containing protein-lysine N-methyltransferase, which produces MGKKKKIEHRDSKIHGRGVFAVKRIKKGEPIVEYKGQLIRHEEADERYYSDVETGHTFLFTLNDKWIVDANVDGNIAKWINHSCAPNAVAFIHGHKSGKPKKDRVIIEARRKIEPGEEITYDYGFEFEVPYTKKLLKTWACRCGAPNCIGTMLKPKKKARK; this is translated from the coding sequence ATGGGCAAAAAGAAAAAGATCGAGCACCGCGATTCGAAGATCCACGGCCGCGGCGTGTTCGCCGTCAAGCGCATCAAGAAGGGCGAACCGATCGTGGAGTACAAGGGCCAGCTCATCCGGCACGAAGAGGCCGACGAGCGCTACTACAGCGATGTGGAGACCGGCCACACCTTCCTCTTCACGCTGAACGACAAGTGGATCGTGGACGCCAACGTGGACGGCAACATCGCCAAGTGGATCAACCACAGTTGCGCGCCCAACGCGGTGGCCTTCATACACGGCCACAAGAGCGGCAAGCCGAAGAAGGACCGCGTGATCATCGAGGCCCGCCGCAAGATCGAACCCGGCGAGGAGATCACTTACGACTATGGCTTCGAGTTCGAGGTGCCCTACACGAAGAAGCTGTTGAAGACCTGGGCCTGCCGCTGCGGGGCGCCCAACTGCATCGGCACCATGCTGAAGCCGAAGAAGAAGGCGCGGAAGTAG
- a CDS encoding Hsp20/alpha crystallin family protein: MSTLIPTRKSLLSRFFDDDAFGFPEGFLDDDRFMPARLFERPFFKEMKMPAVNIQDNTDHFAIDLAVPGFKKDDLKVQLKDGVLTISSERKAEHEEEKKGYTRKEWSFASFSRAFVLPENTDADSLKAKYDDGVLKLTLKKTKAATESKAKEIKIG, encoded by the coding sequence ATGTCAACCCTGATCCCCACCCGCAAGTCGCTGCTTTCACGCTTCTTCGACGATGATGCCTTCGGCTTCCCCGAGGGATTCCTCGACGATGACCGTTTCATGCCGGCCCGCCTCTTCGAGCGTCCCTTCTTCAAGGAGATGAAGATGCCCGCCGTGAACATCCAGGACAACACGGACCACTTCGCCATCGACCTGGCCGTGCCGGGCTTCAAGAAGGACGACCTGAAGGTGCAGTTGAAGGACGGTGTGCTCACCATCAGCAGCGAAAGGAAGGCCGAGCACGAGGAGGAGAAGAAGGGCTACACCCGGAAGGAGTGGAGCTTCGCCTCCTTCAGCCGGGCCTTCGTCCTGCCGGAGAACACCGATGCCGACAGCCTGAAGGCCAAGTACGATGACGGCGTGCTGAAGCTCACGCTGAAGAAGACCAAGGCCGCCACTGAGAGCAAGGCGAAGGAGATCAAGATCGGTTGA